One region of Primulina tabacum isolate GXHZ01 chromosome 17, ASM2559414v2, whole genome shotgun sequence genomic DNA includes:
- the LOC142531664 gene encoding uncharacterized protein LOC142531664 has translation MAAPANPLLTTVSPFKFFKMDLESIYEISQVANFIHSNNFTRVALQFPDELLKDSTMVVKALRQELDASVKLYVMADTTYGSCCIDEVGAAHVNAECVVHFGHTCLSPTSTLPALFIFGKSSINASNSVGNLLVCGLKSGKPVLVLFGLEYAHAIPEVKEALAADVSSLNGEFLFADARCSIISPSEASGPQNQFGLSYNQVAGECFSKGAVLDYTMGGLSWRLPEGRKMEDYLLFWIGLNNPAFTNVLLAFNSCETVRYAANEGCLVTDLSQEKKLLKRRYYLVEKAKDANMIGILVGTLGVAGYLHMIHHMKELITMAGKKAYTFVMGRPNPSKLANFPECDVFINVACAQTALLDNREFFAPIITPFEAMLAFDRGSQWTGGYVMEFQSLIGSTPVKAREQPEEARFSFLQGGYVEDLELQDTHAVEKDGVLALVNAAEKALRVRDVNSQSVTKGIAKSGAEYFASRSYHGLNINASNSLPEKFLIGKSGKASGYKNEKVGNHKRFEH, from the exons ATGGCGGCGCCGGCAAACCCGCT GTTAACTACTGTTTCTCCTTTCAAATTCTTCAAAATGGATTTGGAATCGATTTACGAAATTTCGCAAGTCGCCAACTTCATCCACTCCAATAATTTCACCAGAGTTGCTCTTCAG TTCCCAGATGAGCTACTGAAAGATTCAACGATGGTCGTGAAAGCTCTGCGCCAGGAATTGGATGCTTCTGTCAAGTTGTATGTGATGGCTGATACGACTTATGGCAGCTGCTGTATAGATGAAGTTGGAGCGGCTCATGTCAATGCTGAGTGTGTCGTTCATTTTGGTCATACATGCCTAAGCCC GACATCGACTCTTCCTGCACTGTTCATTTTTGGAAAATCCTCAATCAATGCTTCTAACAGTGTGGGGAACTTGCTTGTTTGCGGGTTGAAAAGTGGCAAGCCTGTATTG GTTCTTTTTGGACTGGAATACGCGCATGCGATACCGGAAGTTAAAGAAGCATTGGCAGCTGATGTATCGAGTTTAAATGGAGAATTCCTTTTCGCTGATGCAAGGTGTTCTATTATAAGCCCATCTGAAGCTTCTGGaccacaaaatcaatttggatTAAGTTATAACCAAGTGGCTGGTGAATGCTTTTCTAAAGGAGCCGTCCTGGATTATACTATGGGAGGCTTGAGCTGGAGATTGCCAGAAGGACGGAAAATGGAGGATTATTTGCTCTTCTGGATTGGGTTGAACAATCCAGCATTTACAAATGTCTTACTTGCATTCAATAGCTGTGAAACAG TCAGATATGCTGCGAATGAGGGTTGCTTGGTGACTGACTTATCTCAGGAGAAAAAACTTCTAAAGCGTAG ATATTATCTAGTTGAGAAAGCAAAGGATGCCAACATGATCGGAATCCTGGTTGGAACACTTGGAGTCG CTGGTTACCTTCACATGATTCATCATATGAAAGAACTGATTACAATGGCTGGAAAAAAAGCATATACTTTTGTTATGGGAAGACCAAACCCGTCAAAACTTGCCAATTTTCCTgag TGTGATGTTTTTATAAATGTCGCTTGTGCACAGACAGCTCTATTGGATAACAGGGAATTCTTTGCTCCTATAATTACTCCGTTTGAAGCTATGCTTGCTTTTGACAG GGGAAGTCAATGGACTGGAGGATATGTGATGGAATTTCAGAGTTTGATTGGTTCAACTCCTGTAAAAGCAAGGGAACAGCCTGAAGAAGCACGATTTTCTTTCCTTCAGGGTGGTTATGTTGAAGATTTGGAACTACAAG ACACCCATGCGGTAGAGAAGGATGGAGTTCTTGCATTGGTGAATGCCGCAGAAAAGGCTCTGCGAGTACGTGATGTCAACTCACAATCTGTCACGAAGGGCATAGCAAAGTCTGGGGCTGAATATTTTGCCAGTCGATCATACCATGGCCTTAATATTAATGCAAGCAATTCTCTTCCGGAGAAATTTTTGATTGGGAAAAGTGGAAAGGCATCGGGTTACAAGAATGAGAAGGTGGGGAACCATAAACGGTTTGAGCATTAA